In a single window of the Gemmatimonas sp. genome:
- a CDS encoding sodium:solute symporter translates to MTGRFNLLDLLVLLLYLGGTTALGMWIGRTQRSTSDYFVADRAIPWWAVMFSIVASETSALTFISIPGLAYTGNLGFLEVVAGYIVGRIVVAYTLLPRYFAGNLVTAYALLETRFGLGTRRFTSIVFMITRAMADAVRVFATAIPVALIIGPVMPKEYTMPAAIVVLGVLTVIYTYRGGMKAVVWTELLQASIYLMGGISAIVLIGQAVDGGWTTILAQAGAAGKLQGIDWYTGFDRPHTMFAGIIGGAFLAMASHGTDQIIVQRLLSSRSLKQAQVAIIGSGFAVFAQMALFLMVGLGLWVVYGGQTFATADQIFPTFIIERMPHGLIGLIVAAIIAATMSTHSGAINALAASSTYDIYLPFTGRSADDPRTLRVSKLFALAWGIALTAGALMFKEQGTPVVVIALSIASFTQGGLLGGFFLGMFWSRAIQRDAILGMSVGISCMAFIVFAKQIVAAYPSMEPTLHGVASIAWPWYVLIGLSITFVTGALSSFTHPAPAAPLAIQGNRS, encoded by the coding sequence GTGACCGGCCGCTTCAATCTTCTCGATCTGCTCGTGCTGTTACTGTATCTCGGCGGCACGACGGCGTTGGGGATGTGGATCGGTCGGACGCAGCGATCGACCAGTGATTACTTCGTCGCGGATCGAGCGATTCCGTGGTGGGCGGTGATGTTCTCGATTGTGGCGAGTGAGACGTCGGCACTCACCTTCATCAGCATTCCGGGTCTGGCGTACACCGGGAACCTGGGATTTCTGGAAGTCGTGGCCGGTTACATCGTCGGTCGCATCGTGGTGGCCTACACACTCTTGCCGCGCTACTTCGCAGGCAACCTGGTCACTGCGTACGCGCTGCTGGAGACGCGGTTCGGTCTCGGAACGCGGCGCTTCACGTCGATCGTGTTCATGATCACGAGAGCGATGGCCGATGCGGTGCGCGTATTTGCGACGGCGATTCCGGTGGCGCTGATTATCGGCCCGGTCATGCCGAAAGAGTACACGATGCCGGCCGCGATCGTGGTGCTCGGCGTGCTCACGGTCATCTATACATATCGCGGCGGCATGAAGGCGGTGGTCTGGACCGAACTCTTGCAAGCGAGCATCTACCTGATGGGCGGCATATCGGCGATCGTGCTGATCGGCCAAGCCGTCGACGGTGGATGGACGACGATCCTTGCGCAAGCGGGAGCGGCGGGCAAGCTGCAGGGGATCGACTGGTATACCGGCTTCGACCGTCCACACACGATGTTCGCCGGCATTATCGGCGGAGCGTTCCTCGCCATGGCGTCGCACGGCACCGATCAGATCATCGTGCAGCGATTGCTGTCGAGCCGTTCGCTGAAGCAAGCGCAGGTGGCGATCATCGGCAGTGGATTCGCGGTGTTCGCGCAAATGGCGCTGTTCCTGATGGTCGGTCTCGGACTCTGGGTCGTGTACGGCGGACAGACCTTCGCCACCGCCGATCAGATCTTTCCGACATTCATCATCGAGCGGATGCCGCATGGATTGATCGGGCTGATCGTCGCGGCGATCATTGCCGCCACCATGAGCACGCATTCGGGCGCCATCAACGCATTGGCGGCGTCGTCCACGTACGATATCTATCTTCCGTTCACCGGCCGGTCGGCCGATGATCCACGGACGCTCCGCGTGAGCAAACTGTTCGCCTTGGCATGGGGCATCGCGCTGACCGCAGGTGCGCTCATGTTCAAGGAACAGGGCACGCCAGTGGTCGTCATCGCCCTGTCGATCGCCTCGTTCACGCAGGGAGGACTGCTTGGCGGATTCTTCCTCGGAATGTTCTGGTCTCGCGCGATTCAGCGGGATGCGATACTTGGCATGAGCGTCGGCATCAGCTGCATGGCATTTATCGTGTTCGCAAAGCAGATCGTAGCGGCGTACCCGTCGATGGAGCCTACGTTGCACGGCGTGGCATCGATCGCGTGGCCATGGTACGTGCTGATCGGACTGTCTATCACCTTCGTGACGGGCGCCTTGTCTTCGTTCACTCACCCGGCGCCCGCAGCGCCTCTCGCTATTCAGGGGAATCGTTCATGA
- a CDS encoding sterol desaturase family protein, whose translation MGIIQASIPLFFLLIAAELLFTRLGRRAFYRLNDSISDLSAGTLSQIAGIFTKLLLIGVFAWIYEHARLQRWVGVPAWPDGIMLRRDSSGVTIDWAAVVGWSSAFVVVDLAYYWFHRVSHEVNLFWAGHVVHHSSEEYNLAVALRQSAVGGLIGWIFYAPLALLGMSWEQFAVCYAINLVYQFWIHTRAISRLPAWAEAVLNTPSHHRVHHGVNPEYQDRNYAGVFIVWDRWFGTFIAERDEPVYGITTPLRSWNPLWAQLHQYVAIARNVRRAASWRDRWRCVFGAPGWRSASEGGPVVGLPVTPHTVIKFDTAVPSALSRYALVHFALAIPPALWLLTAADRLPALQLGAGAFYVALALTNVGGVLEGRRWAFAAEQARLGALAAASIGWLVRNEAPLWIGGASLCCCAVSVFVLWSNRAAFTLSSDERMDVAHRELAGR comes from the coding sequence TCGGCCGTCGCGCGTTCTATCGTCTCAATGATTCCATCAGCGATCTCTCGGCAGGCACGCTCAGCCAGATCGCCGGCATCTTCACGAAGCTCCTGCTCATCGGCGTCTTCGCGTGGATCTACGAGCACGCGCGGTTGCAGCGCTGGGTTGGCGTCCCCGCTTGGCCCGATGGAATCATGCTGCGGCGAGATTCGAGCGGCGTGACCATCGACTGGGCTGCGGTCGTCGGCTGGAGCAGTGCGTTCGTCGTCGTCGATCTGGCGTACTACTGGTTTCACCGGGTGTCGCATGAGGTGAACCTGTTCTGGGCGGGGCACGTCGTGCATCACTCGAGCGAGGAGTACAACCTCGCCGTCGCCCTGCGGCAGAGCGCCGTGGGTGGGCTGATCGGCTGGATCTTCTACGCCCCGCTCGCGTTGCTGGGCATGTCGTGGGAGCAGTTCGCGGTCTGCTATGCCATCAACCTGGTGTACCAGTTCTGGATCCACACACGCGCGATTTCGCGCTTGCCGGCGTGGGCCGAGGCTGTCCTCAATACGCCGTCGCATCACCGCGTGCACCACGGGGTCAATCCGGAGTATCAGGACCGCAACTATGCGGGTGTGTTCATCGTGTGGGATCGGTGGTTTGGCACCTTCATCGCGGAACGCGATGAGCCTGTCTACGGCATTACCACACCGCTGCGCAGCTGGAATCCGCTCTGGGCGCAGTTGCACCAGTACGTCGCGATCGCGCGCAACGTGCGACGTGCCGCGTCGTGGCGCGACCGCTGGCGCTGCGTGTTCGGCGCGCCCGGTTGGCGTTCGGCGTCCGAAGGCGGACCCGTGGTCGGACTTCCCGTTACGCCGCACACGGTGATCAAATTCGATACCGCCGTGCCGTCAGCCCTGTCGCGCTATGCGCTCGTGCATTTCGCCCTCGCGATTCCGCCGGCGCTGTGGTTGTTGACCGCGGCCGATCGGTTGCCCGCTCTGCAACTCGGGGCAGGGGCGTTCTATGTCGCGCTCGCGCTCACCAACGTGGGCGGTGTGCTCGAAGGACGACGATGGGCATTCGCGGCCGAGCAGGCGCGGCTGGGAGCGCTCGCAGCGGCGTCGATCGGGTGGCTGGTACGCAACGAGGCGCCGCTCTGGATCGGCGGCGCCTCGTTGTGCTGCTGTGCGGTCAGCGTCTTCGTGCTCTGGAGCAATCGCGCGGCGTTCACGCTCTCCAGTGACGAGCGCATGGATGTCGCGCACCGCGAGCTGGCGGGGCGTTAG
- a CDS encoding BadF/BadG/BcrA/BcrD ATPase family protein, giving the protein MSAGPLDPTPLVVGVDGGGSRTRVILADAAGNTLARVEGAGTALTPGHEGVAADIIKSLIADVLATADRTDTRPAVCVVGVAGAGQERAAQALWSALASRRVADDVSVQADATIAMDDAFGDSAGVLLISGTGSVAYSRAPDGRLERCGGWGPTIGDEGSGAWLGRRALSVITAAHDGREPDTALTGAILTALELESLDDLIPWASEATPGHYATLAPVVAKVASTGDLRANALISFCVEELALHIRTLARRCFMDERAAIPVAFAGGLLSKGSLVRKRLEQRLKSAVPGATVRAEDVDAARGAVRRARRLLGVEV; this is encoded by the coding sequence ATGAGTGCCGGACCTCTCGACCCGACACCACTCGTCGTCGGTGTAGACGGCGGCGGAAGCCGCACGCGTGTCATTCTCGCGGATGCTGCTGGCAACACGCTGGCGCGCGTGGAAGGTGCGGGAACGGCGCTGACGCCGGGCCATGAAGGCGTGGCAGCGGACATCATCAAGTCGCTGATCGCCGATGTCCTGGCGACGGCCGATCGCACCGACACGCGGCCGGCCGTGTGCGTCGTCGGCGTCGCCGGTGCCGGACAGGAGCGCGCGGCGCAGGCCCTGTGGTCGGCGCTCGCGTCGCGTCGCGTGGCTGATGATGTCTCAGTGCAGGCCGACGCGACGATTGCGATGGATGATGCGTTCGGCGATTCCGCCGGTGTCCTGCTCATCTCGGGCACGGGCTCCGTGGCCTACTCCCGTGCGCCGGACGGGCGACTGGAGCGCTGTGGCGGTTGGGGGCCGACTATCGGTGACGAGGGCAGTGGCGCATGGCTTGGGCGCCGCGCCTTGAGCGTCATCACGGCGGCGCACGATGGTCGCGAACCGGATACGGCACTCACGGGCGCGATTCTCACGGCACTGGAACTGGAGTCGCTCGACGACCTCATTCCGTGGGCCTCAGAGGCCACACCGGGACACTACGCGACGCTCGCGCCGGTGGTCGCGAAGGTGGCCTCGACCGGCGATCTCCGCGCGAACGCCCTGATCAGCTTCTGCGTCGAAGAACTCGCCCTGCACATTCGCACGTTGGCGCGTCGTTGCTTCATGGACGAGCGCGCGGCCATTCCGGTGGCGTTCGCGGGCGGCTTGCTGTCGAAGGGCTCGTTGGTGCGGAAGCGCCTCGAACAGCGTCTGAAGAGTGCGGTGCCCGGCGCGACCGTGCGCGCGGAAGACGTCGACGCGGCACGCGGTGCGGTGCGGCGGGCGCGGCGCCTGCTGGGCGTCGAAGTCTAA
- the nagB gene encoding glucosamine-6-phosphate deaminase, which yields MTMASGSPVATDGSQARTLESSGGPARVSGTIFVHPDINGTVRERIPTIIIDEHEAMARLVAGRIATLMRERATEGRSIVLGLATGSTPIGVYRELIRLHREEGLSFRHVISFNLDEYYPMSPESIHSYHRFMWENLFSHVDIEPGNVHIPDGALARSAIDEACARYEAAILAAGGVDFQLLGIGKTGHIGFNEPGSGEHSRTRVVHLDSVTRRDAAADFFGEENVPREAITMGIATILQAREIAILATGEHKSGVVRRSVEGDIDRAVAATFLQRHPNTTFYVDDAAAADLTRVATPWLIDEVRWDDALAVRAVTWLAGRCQKAILKLTQHDYDEHSMSSLVARHGSPGAVNGLVFNVLGAKIRGKSKLPRGKKTLCFSPHPDDDVISMGGILRKFVENENDMIVAYMTSGNIAVFDHDVRRYMDFLVRLDQERIGEGTAVRSLADTVHQFLEAKRAGQVDIAEVQDIKRIIRESEAVSGIEVMGLTREHARFLNLPFYQTGKVRKDPIGPADVAIVADLLRELQPEIIFVAGDLSDPHGTHRMCKEAIDRAVLDVYGGPNAPTAPEVWLYRGAWQEWPVTEATVLVPLSQEELTLKIQAIFKHQSQKDSAPFPGQDAREFWQRVEQRNKATSAQLDQLGLAEYFAMEAYVIA from the coding sequence CGGGCGCATTGCGACGCTCATGCGCGAGCGCGCGACGGAGGGGCGGTCGATCGTACTCGGACTGGCGACGGGTTCGACACCGATCGGTGTGTATCGAGAACTCATCCGTCTGCATCGTGAGGAAGGGCTGAGCTTCAGGCACGTGATCTCGTTCAACCTGGACGAGTATTACCCGATGTCGCCGGAGAGTATTCACTCGTATCACCGGTTCATGTGGGAGAACTTGTTCTCCCACGTCGATATCGAACCGGGCAATGTGCACATCCCCGACGGCGCGCTGGCGCGATCGGCGATCGACGAGGCCTGCGCGCGGTACGAGGCGGCGATTCTTGCGGCAGGCGGCGTGGACTTCCAGTTGCTCGGCATCGGCAAGACGGGGCACATCGGCTTCAACGAGCCGGGGTCCGGTGAACACAGCCGGACGCGCGTGGTGCACCTCGATTCGGTGACGCGGCGTGACGCGGCGGCGGATTTCTTTGGTGAAGAGAACGTGCCGCGCGAAGCGATCACGATGGGCATCGCGACGATCCTGCAGGCGCGGGAGATCGCAATTTTGGCCACGGGCGAGCACAAATCGGGCGTGGTGCGCCGATCGGTCGAAGGGGACATCGATCGCGCGGTCGCGGCGACGTTCCTGCAGCGTCATCCGAACACGACGTTCTACGTGGATGATGCGGCCGCGGCAGATCTCACGCGGGTGGCGACGCCATGGTTGATCGATGAAGTCCGCTGGGACGATGCCCTCGCCGTACGCGCCGTCACCTGGTTAGCGGGGCGCTGCCAGAAGGCAATCCTCAAGCTCACGCAGCACGACTACGACGAGCACTCGATGTCGTCGCTGGTGGCGCGCCACGGCTCGCCGGGCGCCGTGAACGGCCTTGTGTTCAATGTCCTTGGCGCGAAGATCCGAGGAAAGAGCAAGCTGCCACGCGGCAAGAAGACGCTGTGCTTCTCGCCGCACCCCGACGACGATGTGATCTCGATGGGTGGCATTCTCCGCAAGTTCGTGGAGAACGAGAACGACATGATCGTGGCGTACATGACGAGCGGCAACATCGCCGTGTTCGATCACGACGTCCGACGGTACATGGACTTTCTGGTGCGACTGGACCAAGAGCGGATCGGCGAGGGCACGGCGGTTCGTTCCCTGGCCGACACCGTGCACCAGTTTCTCGAGGCGAAGCGTGCCGGCCAGGTGGACATTGCCGAAGTGCAGGACATCAAGCGGATCATCCGCGAGTCGGAAGCGGTGAGCGGTATCGAAGTCATGGGGCTGACGCGAGAACACGCGCGCTTTCTCAACCTGCCGTTCTATCAGACCGGCAAGGTACGGAAGGATCCGATCGGTCCGGCCGACGTGGCGATCGTCGCAGACCTACTTCGCGAGTTGCAGCCCGAGATCATCTTCGTGGCGGGTGACCTCTCCGATCCGCACGGCACGCACCGGATGTGCAAGGAAGCGATCGACCGCGCGGTGCTGGACGTGTACGGCGGCCCGAATGCGCCAACGGCTCCGGAGGTCTGGCTGTATCGCGGTGCGTGGCAGGAGTGGCCAGTCACGGAGGCCACGGTACTCGTGCCGCTATCGCAGGAGGAGCTGACGCTCAAGATCCAAGCGATCTTCAAGCATCAGTCGCAGAAGGACTCCGCGCCGTTTCCCGGCCAGGATGCCCGCGAGTTCTGGCAGCGCGTCGAGCAGCGCAACAAGGCGACCTCGGCGCAGTTGGACCAGCTCGGCCTCGCCGAGTATTTCGCCATGGAGGCGTATGTCATCGCGTGA